A single window of Kitasatospora sp. HUAS MG31 DNA harbors:
- a CDS encoding asparagine synthase-related protein: MRWITGWSGTSGAAGPELAAIRPLAGTPLWSGPDPLWAVGDWRPEEIRLAVLRPGAPAAVTTGLTPPEPADRDTPATVRLAVLGRCGASDAELAAGLAAARGGAVRHLTRWPGSYTVVLRTGTRSTVLLADLAGALPVFHTPWCGGTAYATTALALADLVGAPLDPEHLAARLAVPESPEALGTGTPYAGVHRVPPGHALGIRGGRPYTDRYEEPAGPGPRAEAPAVRELTRALLEAVRCRVRSSAPVADRPRLGVDLSYGTASATVALLAAAVPIGPAPTGRNPADPPVPRLPPPPRPGPYPGGGPGPARPPVTVHPDRDPVPENDPGVRERDPDPYADPPRTGAVKGSWARGPAPEPPEPLDPEALAAVTVGRADGLALAVDVPRLRHIVLPPAHPYAGLAADPLTGPLTDEPGPALIAAERLRAAYRAGGADHLTGHGARQVLDGHPARLADLIRTGRSRELLAPVAALAGADRAVAGALTGTLRTPLTVLRAAHRLARARYAEGLDDLALKLTIRKAPGGGTTAGASSAADLAWGVPGPAARWLTDDALATVAQRLRTAARGPAPTEHPGARRAGHALHRHAAGYRTLVHAAEQYGQRLHAPFLDNQVVRAARLLPDDVRLQPGARHALLRAVLTGAGRNDLPPDWGRTPRPDRAEADRTGLRLAADSLHLLFERPLLGEIGLLDTTAVRRTLARAADPDTPLPSDTLDGLAELIATELWLRRLTARRAGSSWTGLPPTPRPALTRT, translated from the coding sequence ATGCGGTGGATCACCGGCTGGAGCGGTACCTCCGGCGCGGCCGGACCCGAGCTGGCCGCGATCCGCCCGCTCGCCGGCACCCCGCTGTGGAGCGGCCCCGACCCGCTCTGGGCCGTCGGCGACTGGCGCCCCGAGGAGATCCGCCTGGCCGTGCTCCGTCCCGGCGCCCCCGCCGCCGTCACCACCGGCCTCACCCCGCCCGAGCCCGCCGACCGCGACACCCCCGCCACCGTGCGCCTCGCCGTCCTCGGCCGCTGCGGCGCCAGCGACGCCGAACTCGCCGCCGGCCTGGCCGCCGCCCGCGGCGGCGCCGTCCGCCACCTCACCCGCTGGCCCGGCAGCTACACCGTGGTCCTCCGCACCGGCACCCGATCCACCGTGCTGCTCGCCGACCTCGCCGGCGCCCTCCCGGTCTTCCACACCCCGTGGTGCGGCGGCACGGCGTACGCCACCACCGCCCTCGCCCTCGCCGACCTGGTGGGCGCGCCCCTCGACCCCGAGCACCTGGCCGCCCGGCTCGCGGTCCCCGAGTCGCCGGAGGCGCTCGGCACCGGCACCCCGTACGCCGGAGTCCACCGGGTGCCGCCCGGACACGCGCTCGGCATCCGCGGCGGCCGCCCGTACACCGACCGGTACGAGGAACCCGCCGGCCCCGGCCCGCGCGCCGAGGCGCCCGCCGTCCGCGAACTCACCCGGGCGCTGCTGGAGGCCGTCCGCTGCCGGGTCCGCAGCTCGGCGCCGGTCGCGGACCGGCCCCGGCTCGGCGTCGACCTCTCGTACGGGACCGCCTCCGCCACCGTGGCCCTGCTGGCCGCCGCCGTGCCGATCGGTCCGGCGCCCACCGGGCGGAACCCGGCCGACCCGCCGGTCCCGCGCCTCCCCCCGCCGCCCCGCCCCGGACCGTACCCGGGGGGCGGCCCCGGACCGGCCCGCCCACCGGTCACCGTGCACCCGGACCGGGACCCCGTCCCGGAGAACGACCCCGGCGTACGGGAGCGCGACCCGGACCCGTACGCCGATCCGCCCCGCACCGGCGCGGTCAAGGGCTCCTGGGCCCGCGGCCCGGCCCCCGAACCACCCGAACCCCTGGACCCCGAGGCGCTCGCCGCCGTCACCGTCGGCCGCGCCGACGGGCTCGCCCTCGCCGTCGACGTCCCCCGGCTGCGGCACATCGTCCTGCCCCCCGCACACCCGTACGCCGGGCTGGCGGCGGACCCGCTCACCGGACCGCTCACCGACGAACCCGGGCCCGCCCTGATCGCCGCCGAACGACTCCGCGCCGCCTACCGCGCCGGCGGCGCCGACCACCTCACCGGCCACGGCGCCCGCCAGGTCCTGGACGGCCACCCGGCCCGCCTCGCCGACCTGATCCGCACCGGCCGATCCCGCGAACTCCTCGCCCCCGTCGCCGCCCTGGCCGGCGCCGACCGCGCCGTCGCCGGCGCCCTCACCGGCACCCTGCGCACCCCGCTCACCGTCCTGCGGGCGGCCCACCGGCTGGCCCGTGCCCGCTACGCCGAAGGGCTCGACGACCTCGCCCTGAAACTGACGATCCGCAAGGCCCCCGGCGGCGGGACCACCGCGGGCGCCAGCTCCGCCGCCGACCTCGCCTGGGGCGTCCCCGGTCCCGCCGCCCGCTGGCTCACCGACGACGCCCTCGCCACCGTCGCCCAGCGCCTGCGCACCGCCGCCCGCGGCCCCGCCCCCACCGAACACCCCGGTGCCCGCCGGGCCGGCCACGCCCTGCACCGCCACGCCGCCGGGTACCGCACCCTCGTCCACGCCGCCGAACAGTACGGACAGCGCCTGCACGCCCCCTTCCTCGACAACCAGGTGGTCCGAGCCGCCCGGCTGCTGCCCGACGACGTCCGGCTCCAGCCCGGCGCCCGGCACGCCCTGCTGCGCGCCGTTCTCACCGGCGCCGGCCGGAACGACCTGCCCCCCGACTGGGGCCGCACCCCGCGACCCGACCGCGCCGAGGCCGACCGGACCGGACTCCGGCTCGCCGCCGACAGCCTCCACCTGCTCTTCGAACGCCCCCTGCTCGGCGAGATCGGCCTGCTCGACACCACCGCCGTCCGACGCACCCTCGCCCGCGCCGCCGACCCCGACACCCCGCTGCCCTCCGACACCCTCGACGGGCTCGCCGAACTCATCGCCACCGAACTCTGGCTCCGCCGCCTCACCGCCCGCCGCGCCGGCTCCTCCTGGACCGGCCTCCCCCCGACCCCCCGCCCCGCCCTCACCCGTACCTGA
- a CDS encoding universal stress protein, translated as MREPLPVSGEAPAPGFPGVLAACDGSDGSLWALDRAMTEAELFRLPLYVVAVVNPSPTGYPPGMAELVQESVERLAASMADGLRRAVDTVQTARRRPYGGELTLHVVLGNVIEVLLRCSADQHTLVVGTRGNGGFPRLLLGSVSTAAVHHAACPVLVVPAPAAE; from the coding sequence GTGAGAGAACCGCTGCCCGTGTCCGGTGAGGCCCCCGCGCCCGGGTTCCCCGGGGTGCTGGCCGCCTGCGACGGTTCGGACGGCTCGCTCTGGGCGCTCGACCGGGCGATGACCGAGGCGGAGCTCTTCCGGCTGCCGCTGTACGTCGTGGCGGTGGTGAACCCGTCGCCCACCGGCTACCCGCCCGGCATGGCGGAGCTGGTGCAGGAGAGCGTCGAACGCCTCGCCGCGAGCATGGCCGACGGCCTCCGCCGCGCCGTGGACACCGTCCAGACCGCCCGCCGCCGCCCGTACGGCGGGGAACTCACCCTGCACGTGGTGCTGGGCAACGTCATCGAGGTGCTGCTGCGCTGCTCCGCGGACCAGCACACCCTGGTGGTCGGCACCCGCGGCAACGGTGGCTTCCCCCGCCTGCTGCTCGGTTCGGTCAGCACCGCGGCCGTCCATCACGCGGCCTGCCCGGTCCTGGTCGTCCCGGCCCCGGCCGCCGAGTAG
- a CDS encoding DsbA family oxidoreductase: MKVEIYSDIACPWCYIGKRRFEQALDRFAGKDGVEVVYRPFQLVPDASETPRPHREWLAERYGPQSVAMDARVAELGRAVGIDYDFDAAIEVNTLRAHRLLHLAETEYGSAVQADLKERLLKAHFTDGVDIGDRAALTGLAVEAGLDRARVEAYLAGDEGAAEVRAQLSAGRAMGISAVPTFVFEGQWAVQGGQEADTFLRVLQQVEAEIAETAPVTPDGDACTDGACAV; the protein is encoded by the coding sequence ATGAAGGTCGAGATCTACTCCGACATCGCCTGCCCCTGGTGCTACATCGGCAAGCGACGCTTCGAGCAGGCGCTCGACCGCTTCGCCGGCAAGGACGGCGTCGAGGTGGTCTACCGGCCGTTCCAGCTGGTGCCGGACGCCTCCGAGACCCCGCGCCCGCACCGCGAGTGGCTTGCCGAGCGCTACGGCCCGCAGTCGGTGGCGATGGACGCCAGGGTCGCCGAGCTCGGCCGGGCCGTCGGCATCGACTACGACTTCGACGCCGCCATCGAGGTCAACACGCTGCGCGCCCACCGGCTGCTGCACCTCGCCGAGACCGAGTACGGCTCCGCCGTCCAGGCCGACCTCAAGGAGCGCCTGCTGAAGGCGCACTTCACCGACGGCGTCGACATCGGCGACCGCGCCGCGCTGACCGGGCTGGCCGTCGAGGCGGGCCTGGACCGCGCCCGGGTGGAGGCCTACCTGGCCGGTGACGAGGGCGCCGCCGAGGTCCGGGCCCAGCTCTCGGCCGGCCGCGCGATGGGCATCAGCGCGGTGCCGACCTTCGTCTTCGAGGGCCAGTGGGCCGTCCAGGGCGGCCAGGAGGCCGACACCTTCCTCCGCGTCCTCCAGCAGGTCGAGGCGGAGATCGCCGAAACCGCCCCGGTCACCCCGGACGGCGACGCCTGCACCGACGGAGCCTGCGCCGTCTGA
- a CDS encoding sigma-70 family RNA polymerase sigma factor codes for MSTEDQSEHAPGVDVPGQVPDQAGSPARESLSGRVPGQAAAGRGRVTPEAFVGEDLPARVVVPAPTEPVDGERPPSDAELTARVRAGDDTAYEELYRRHADSVRRYARTCCRDSFTAEDLAGEVFARTLQALRAGRGPEFAVRAYLLTAVRNVAAAWARSERREQLVDDFGTFAQSSATAIEFDLADPGADAWAMALADQRMVMRAYAELPEDDRVVLWHTEVERESPKTVAVLLGKTANATAVQAHRARDRLAAAFLQAHVSGSQESGCAVYANRLGSYARGSLRKRATAEVGRHVRDCDRCTAAYLELTDINHSLRAVLPDGVLLWIGAGYLTAAAAAVGAGAAVGCAAAGAAAGAAGAGTAGAGAAAGGAASGSGSGSVAGAVAGEAVGTAAKAGIAAGLAVTAAVVVAYTLSGQSEEPRTPVAAPVVSAPVVPAPVVPNRPEPSPTASEEPSPEPSPAPSLAAAVPRPSPSPTPPPSRPSPSATPAPPVTPSPVVVPPQPPTPTPTPPEPPVVTLYWLDELPFGPGTQREVAEGPSIRRTGQLVQRGGGWMRGGFHRHALTVAVPSQVTVDLGGRCSALDAVVGLDDRTVRLGGAVFSVQGGDGRTLWSSGEVSPWAVPVPAHVSLAGQTSVRLVVKPGADGWPLIDLADWADARLTCG; via the coding sequence TTGAGCACCGAGGACCAGAGCGAGCACGCCCCGGGCGTGGATGTGCCGGGTCAGGTGCCGGACCAGGCCGGCTCCCCGGCCCGCGAGTCGCTGTCCGGGCGGGTGCCCGGCCAGGCGGCGGCCGGGCGGGGTCGGGTGACCCCGGAGGCGTTCGTCGGGGAGGACCTCCCGGCCCGGGTGGTGGTTCCGGCGCCGACCGAACCGGTGGACGGCGAGCGCCCGCCCTCCGACGCCGAGTTGACCGCCCGGGTGCGGGCGGGGGACGACACCGCGTACGAGGAGCTGTACCGGCGCCACGCCGATTCGGTGCGCCGCTACGCGCGGACCTGCTGCCGCGACAGCTTCACGGCGGAGGACCTGGCGGGCGAGGTGTTCGCCCGGACGCTGCAGGCGCTGCGGGCCGGCCGGGGGCCGGAGTTCGCGGTCCGCGCGTACCTGCTGACGGCGGTGCGGAACGTCGCGGCCGCCTGGGCGCGCAGCGAGCGCCGGGAGCAACTGGTCGACGACTTCGGCACCTTCGCACAGTCCTCGGCGACGGCGATCGAGTTCGATCTGGCCGATCCGGGCGCGGACGCGTGGGCGATGGCGCTGGCCGACCAGCGCATGGTGATGCGGGCGTACGCCGAACTCCCCGAGGACGACCGGGTGGTGCTCTGGCACACCGAGGTGGAGCGGGAGTCGCCGAAGACGGTGGCGGTGCTGCTCGGCAAGACGGCGAACGCGACGGCGGTCCAGGCGCACCGGGCGCGGGACCGGCTGGCGGCGGCGTTCCTGCAGGCACATGTGTCGGGCAGCCAGGAGTCTGGCTGCGCGGTGTACGCGAACCGGCTGGGCTCGTACGCCCGGGGTTCGCTGCGCAAGCGGGCGACGGCGGAGGTGGGCCGGCACGTCCGGGACTGCGACCGCTGCACGGCGGCGTACCTGGAGCTCACGGACATCAACCACAGCCTGCGGGCGGTGCTGCCCGACGGGGTGCTGCTCTGGATCGGAGCCGGGTACCTCACGGCCGCGGCGGCCGCGGTCGGTGCCGGCGCGGCGGTCGGCTGTGCCGCCGCGGGTGCGGCCGCAGGGGCGGCCGGTGCGGGGACGGCGGGGGCCGGGGCGGCCGCGGGCGGCGCGGCGTCCGGCTCCGGGTCGGGCTCGGTGGCCGGCGCGGTGGCCGGGGAGGCCGTCGGAACGGCCGCGAAGGCGGGGATCGCGGCGGGTCTGGCGGTGACCGCGGCGGTGGTCGTGGCGTACACGCTGAGCGGGCAGTCCGAGGAGCCGCGGACGCCGGTCGCGGCGCCGGTGGTCTCGGCTCCGGTGGTGCCGGCGCCGGTCGTGCCGAACCGGCCGGAGCCGAGCCCGACGGCGAGCGAGGAGCCCTCGCCGGAGCCGAGCCCGGCGCCGTCCCTGGCGGCGGCCGTTCCGCGGCCGAGCCCGTCGCCGACTCCCCCGCCGTCCCGGCCGTCGCCCAGCGCCACGCCGGCGCCGCCGGTGACGCCGTCCCCGGTGGTGGTGCCGCCGCAGCCCCCGACGCCGACGCCGACCCCGCCGGAGCCCCCGGTGGTGACCCTCTACTGGCTGGACGAGCTGCCGTTCGGCCCGGGCACGCAGCGCGAGGTGGCGGAGGGCCCGTCGATCCGGAGGACCGGTCAGCTGGTGCAGCGCGGCGGTGGCTGGATGCGCGGCGGGTTCCACCGGCACGCGCTGACCGTGGCGGTGCCGTCCCAGGTGACGGTGGACCTCGGCGGCCGGTGCAGCGCGCTGGACGCGGTGGTCGGGCTGGACGACCGGACGGTGCGGCTCGGCGGCGCGGTGTTCAGCGTGCAGGGCGGGGACGGGCGGACGCTGTGGTCCTCGGGCGAGGTGTCGCCGTGGGCGGTACCGGTGCCGGCGCACGTGTCGCTGGCGGGCCAGACCTCGGTCCGGCTGGTGGTGAAGCCCGGGGCGGACGGGTGGCCGTTGATCGACCTGGCCGACTGGGCGGACGCGCGGCTGACCTGCGGGTGA
- a CDS encoding TetR/AcrR family transcriptional regulator: MTDQEFTVERLLPAVGQVPEQRMPFDPGVFAPEVPGVASFGAGSLGAGSLGAGSFGTGAPERGLPERGLSERAVPVRAQAGMERPSGGGRAAGARLRVDARRNLESVLKAARQVFGELGYDAPMEEVARRAGVGVGTVYRRFPSKEVLVQRIAAEEVAWLTARARDSLYGGDGPWEALSGFLARAVSSGAGRLLPPEAFRYAEEIGRVPEQRVAGNRVFETPGAEGEQSLDADPRLLLDLLAALVARAGAAGELRPGVTVSDVVLVLTAAVPVHAGAALTAGGRDARDGRDVRDARDRRESREARDVREVAEGDAPGDRLLRILLHGLRAR; the protein is encoded by the coding sequence ATGACGGATCAGGAATTCACGGTGGAGCGGCTGCTGCCTGCGGTGGGCCAGGTGCCCGAGCAGCGGATGCCGTTCGACCCGGGGGTGTTCGCGCCCGAGGTCCCGGGTGTCGCTTCTTTCGGCGCCGGCTCGCTCGGTGCCGGTTCACTCGGTGCCGGTTCGTTCGGTACGGGCGCACCGGAGCGCGGTCTGCCCGAGCGCGGTCTGTCCGAGCGGGCGGTGCCGGTGCGGGCTCAGGCGGGGATGGAGCGCCCCTCGGGCGGCGGTCGGGCGGCCGGTGCGCGGCTGCGGGTGGATGCCCGGCGGAACCTGGAGAGCGTGCTGAAGGCGGCCCGCCAGGTGTTCGGCGAGCTGGGCTACGACGCGCCGATGGAGGAGGTGGCGCGGCGGGCAGGGGTCGGGGTCGGCACGGTGTACCGGCGATTCCCGAGCAAGGAGGTGCTGGTCCAGCGGATCGCGGCCGAGGAGGTCGCGTGGCTGACGGCGCGCGCCCGGGATTCGCTGTACGGCGGCGACGGCCCGTGGGAGGCGCTGTCCGGGTTCCTCGCGCGGGCGGTGAGCTCGGGTGCCGGGCGGCTGCTGCCGCCGGAGGCGTTCCGGTACGCCGAGGAGATCGGCCGGGTGCCGGAGCAGCGGGTCGCCGGGAACCGGGTCTTCGAGACGCCGGGGGCGGAGGGCGAGCAGTCGCTGGACGCCGATCCGCGGCTGCTGCTGGACCTGCTGGCGGCGCTGGTGGCCCGGGCGGGTGCGGCGGGTGAGCTGCGGCCGGGTGTGACGGTGTCGGACGTGGTGCTGGTGTTGACGGCGGCGGTGCCGGTGCACGCGGGTGCGGCGCTGACGGCCGGCGGCCGCGACGCGCGGGACGGGCGGGACGTGAGGGACGCCAGGGACCGGCGGGAATCGCGCGAGGCCCGGGACGTCCGGGAGGTCGCCGAGGGCGACGCTCCGGGGGACCGGCTGCTGCGGATCCTGCTGCACGGGCTGCGGGCCCGCTGA
- a CDS encoding NAD(P)/FAD-dependent oxidoreductase: MRILIIGGGCAGMTAALRLQQQLKARIRAGEVEITIVEPQPYLTYHPLLAEVAAGSIDPRHVVVPLRRTLRDCRVLTARVTSVDHANRRAWVDAAPRGELRLPTEIPYDVLVVAPGSVSRTAPVPGLAEHGLGFATVGEAVSLRNHVLEQLDLASTTRDVELRQAALTFVFVGAGYAGVGALAELEDMARYAARGIHNLTPDDLRWVLVEATDRILPEESPELAAHTLTELRERNVDVRLGTTLESAADRLVTLSDGSRFAARTLVWTAGTRPAPMLATTDLPLDATGRVRCLPTLQILGPADDPLPDAWAAGDCASVPDPGADGAPCAPNAQHALAQAALLADNLAAALDGRPLNPYRPERPTCSTSLGLHRAVAHTRRGQLTGRRAWWLHRARHLRRLPSLERRVRVLTDWLLGGVFSREVVSLGTVENPRAEFESGFESGSDRRARP; the protein is encoded by the coding sequence ATCAGGATCCTGATCATCGGCGGCGGCTGCGCCGGCATGACCGCCGCGCTCCGCCTCCAACAGCAGCTCAAGGCCCGCATCCGGGCCGGTGAGGTGGAGATCACCATCGTCGAGCCGCAGCCCTACCTCACCTACCACCCGCTGCTCGCCGAGGTCGCGGCCGGCTCCATCGACCCCCGCCACGTCGTCGTCCCGCTCCGCCGCACCCTCCGCGACTGCCGCGTCCTCACCGCCCGCGTCACCAGCGTCGACCACGCCAACCGGCGCGCCTGGGTCGACGCCGCACCCCGCGGCGAACTCCGGCTCCCCACCGAGATCCCGTACGACGTCCTCGTGGTCGCCCCCGGCTCGGTCTCCCGCACCGCGCCCGTCCCCGGTCTCGCCGAACACGGCCTCGGCTTCGCCACCGTCGGTGAGGCCGTCAGCCTCCGCAACCACGTCCTGGAGCAGCTCGACCTGGCCTCCACCACCCGCGACGTCGAACTCCGCCAGGCCGCCCTCACCTTCGTCTTCGTCGGCGCCGGGTACGCCGGCGTCGGCGCCCTCGCCGAGCTGGAGGACATGGCCAGGTACGCGGCCAGGGGCATCCACAACCTCACCCCCGACGACCTCCGCTGGGTCCTGGTCGAGGCCACCGACCGGATCCTGCCCGAGGAGTCCCCCGAACTCGCCGCCCACACCCTCACCGAACTGCGCGAACGCAACGTCGACGTCCGCCTCGGCACCACCCTCGAATCCGCCGCCGACCGGCTCGTCACCCTCTCCGACGGCAGCCGGTTCGCCGCCCGCACCCTGGTCTGGACCGCCGGCACCCGGCCCGCGCCCATGCTCGCCACCACCGACCTCCCGCTCGACGCCACCGGCCGCGTCCGTTGCCTCCCCACCCTCCAGATCCTCGGCCCCGCCGACGACCCCCTCCCCGACGCCTGGGCCGCCGGCGACTGTGCCTCCGTCCCCGACCCCGGGGCCGACGGCGCCCCCTGCGCCCCCAACGCCCAGCACGCCCTCGCCCAGGCCGCGCTGCTCGCCGACAACCTCGCCGCCGCGCTCGACGGCCGCCCGCTGAACCCGTACCGGCCGGAGCGGCCCACCTGCTCCACCTCGCTCGGGCTGCACCGGGCCGTCGCCCACACCCGCCGCGGCCAGCTCACCGGCCGCCGGGCCTGGTGGCTGCACCGAGCCCGGCACCTGCGCCGGCTGCCCAGCCTGGAGCGCCGGGTCCGGGTGCTGACCGACTGGCTGCTCGGCGGGGTGTTCAGCCGGGAGGTGGTCTCGCTGGGCACGGTCGAGAATCCGCGAGCCGAGTTCGAGTCCGGATTCGAGTCCGGCTCCGATCGGCGCGCGCGACCATGA